A window from Chryseobacterium vaccae encodes these proteins:
- the efp gene encoding elongation factor P, with protein sequence MATSNDIRKGLCIEYSNDIYKVIEFLHVKPGKGPAFVRTKLKSVTNGKVIDNTFSAGHKIEEVKVITRKFQYLYDDENGFHFMNNDDFSQLYLNKEMIENAQFMKAGEEVTIILKEVDETPLSAELPQSVYLDVIEADPGVKGNTATNALKNAIVETGARVMVPLFIEPGDRIKVSTEDGSYLERVK encoded by the coding sequence ATGGCAACAAGTAACGATATCAGAAAAGGGCTGTGCATTGAGTACAGCAATGATATTTATAAAGTAATTGAATTTCTTCACGTAAAACCTGGGAAAGGACCTGCTTTTGTAAGAACCAAATTAAAATCAGTAACCAACGGTAAAGTAATCGATAATACTTTCTCTGCAGGACACAAAATTGAAGAAGTAAAAGTAATCACCAGAAAGTTCCAGTATCTTTATGATGATGAAAACGGATTCCACTTCATGAATAATGATGACTTCTCTCAATTATACCTGAACAAAGAAATGATTGAAAACGCTCAGTTTATGAAAGCTGGTGAAGAAGTAACAATCATTTTGAAAGAAGTTGATGAAACTCCTCTTTCTGCTGAACTTCCACAGTCAGTATATCTGGATGTTATAGAAGCTGATCCGGGAGTAAAAGGAAATACAGCAACCAACGCCCTTAAAAACGCAATCGTTGAAACAGGAGCGAGAGTAATGGTTCCTTTATTCATCGAACCAGGTGACAGAATTAAAGTAAGCACGGAAGACGGAAGCTACTTAGAAAGAGTAAAATAA
- the lpxA gene encoding acyl-ACP--UDP-N-acetylglucosamine O-acyltransferase — protein MIHQLAAVDKRAKISKNVIVEPFTTIAGDVEIGEGTWIGPNVTIMDGARIGKNCRIFPGTVISAIPQDLKFDGEDTQVIIGDDTTIRECVTVNRGTKALGYTKIGANCLIMATSHIAHDCVIGDHVIIVNGCGIAGHVEIGDYTVMGGLSAVHQFGKIGKHVMISGGTLVRKDIPPYVKVAREPMSYAGINSVGLRRRGFTNEKIFEIQKIYRAIFQMKMNVSQAISHIEKEMLPTAERDEILQFIQNSPRGIVKGYGTGKESS, from the coding sequence ATGATCCATCAATTAGCAGCCGTAGATAAACGTGCGAAAATCAGCAAAAATGTTATTGTAGAACCTTTTACTACAATTGCAGGGGACGTAGAAATCGGAGAAGGAACCTGGATTGGTCCTAATGTTACCATCATGGATGGAGCCAGAATAGGAAAAAACTGCAGGATTTTTCCCGGAACTGTAATCTCTGCAATCCCTCAGGATTTAAAATTTGATGGCGAAGATACACAGGTAATCATAGGAGATGATACTACAATCAGAGAATGTGTTACCGTAAACAGAGGAACAAAAGCCTTAGGATATACTAAAATAGGGGCCAACTGCCTTATCATGGCTACTTCGCACATTGCCCATGACTGTGTGATAGGAGATCACGTGATCATTGTTAACGGCTGCGGTATTGCCGGACATGTAGAAATCGGTGATTATACCGTAATGGGTGGCCTTAGTGCTGTTCATCAGTTTGGCAAAATTGGTAAGCATGTCATGATTTCCGGAGGTACCCTGGTAAGAAAAGATATTCCACCTTACGTAAAAGTAGCGAGAGAGCCTATGTCTTATGCAGGAATTAATTCAGTAGGATTAAGAAGAAGAGGCTTCACCAATGAGAAGATTTTTGAGATCCAAAAGATCTACAGAGCTATTTTTCAGATGAAAATGAACGTTTCTCAGGCTATTTCTCACATTGAAAAAGAAATGCTTCCTACCGCTGAAAGAGACGAAATTCTACAGTTTATCCAAAACTCTCCGAGAGGAATTGTAAAAGGATACGGAACTGGTAAAGAAAGCAGCTAA